A part of Fusarium graminearum PH-1 chromosome 3, whole genome shotgun sequence genomic DNA contains:
- a CDS encoding acetyl-CoA acetyltransferase: MTVTQLRSAGRLAQLAGHVNGARQFSTRPALRKELQDAYILSAARTPTAKFNGSFLSVSAPKLGAVAIKAALEKSKVPVEKITDVYMGNVLQGSVGQAPARQAVIFAGLPKEIEATTINKVCASGLKAVTLAAQNIQMGLSEAQIAGGMENMSQVPYYVSRASGLPAFGHVKMEDGLIKDGLTDVYDQFHMGNCAENTVKNHNITREQQDEYAIQSYRNAQKAWEDKAFADEIAPVTVKSRKGETVIDTDEGFKDVKFDKIPSLKPAFVRDGSGTVTAANSSTLNDGASALVLGSKAIAQQYGSGSRVLAKICGYADAATAPIDFPVAPAKAVPIALERAGITKDQVAIWEFNEAFASVILANSKILGLEGAKVNPLGGAISLGHALGSSGSRILTTLLHQLKPGEYGVAAICNGGGAATALVVQRVESV, encoded by the exons ATGACTGTGACACAACTTAGATCCGCTGGCCGGCTGGCCCAGCTTGCTGGACATGTGAATGGCGCACGACAGTTCTCTACGAGGCCAGCTCTGCGCAAGGAACTTCAAGACGCCTATATTCTGAGCGCTGCCCGAACCCCTACCGCAAAG TTCAATGGCTCTTTCCTATCAGTATCAGCTCCCAAGCTTGGCGCTGTTGCGATCAAGGCCGCCCTAGAAAAGTCAAAGGTCCCcgtcgagaagatcaccGATGTGTATATGGGCAACGTCCTTCAGGGCTCTGTCGGTCAAGCGCCTGCCCGACAGGCTGTCATCTTCGCTGGTCTACCCAAGGAGATCGAGGCAACAACGATTAACAAGGTCTGCGCATCTGGACTAAAGGCCGTTACTTTGGCTGCCCAGAACATCCAAATGGGTCTCTCCGAGGCTCAGATCGCCGGTGGAATGGAGAACATGTCCCAAGTCCCATACTATGTGTCACGCGCCAGCGGTCTTCCTGCCTTTGGCCacgtcaagatggaggatggtCTTATTAAGGATGGTTTGACCGACGTCTACGACCAATTCCACATGGGCAACTGCGCCGAGAACACAGTTAAGAACCACAACATTACCCGAGAGCAGCAAGATGAGTACGCCATTCAGTCATACCGCAACGCACAAAAAGCCTGGGAGGACAAGGCATTTGCCGACGAGATTGCGCctgtcactgtcaagtcACGCAAGGGAGAGACTGTTATCGACACCGACGAGGgcttcaaggatgtcaagttcGACAAGATCCCCTCGCTTAAGCCCGCTTTCGTTCGCGATGGAAGCGGCACGGTCACAGCCGCCAACTCCTCAACTCTTAACGACGGTGCCAGTGCTCTTGTCCTAGGAAGCAAGGCCATTGCCCAGCAGTACGGTTCAGGCTCCCGAGTCTTGGCCAAGATCTGCGGTTACGCTGATGCTGCTACCGCACCCATTGACTTCCCTGTCGCTCCCGCCAAGGCTGTCCCCATCGCCCTCGAGCGTGCTGGCATTACCAAGGACCAGGTTGCTATTTGGGAGTTCAACGAGGCTTTTGCCAGCGTTATCTTGGCCAACTCCAAGATTCTGGGTCTTGAGGGTGCCAAGGTCAACCCTCTGGGAGGTGCCATCTCACTAGGTCATGCTCTGGGTAGCTCTGGCTCGCGAATCCTTACTACCCTTCTTCACCAGCTTAAGCCTGGTGAGTATGGTGTTGCTGCTATTTGCAACGGTGGTGGCGCTGCGACTGCCCTTGTTGTGCAGCGTGTTGAGTCCGTATAA